A genome region from Bacteroidota bacterium includes the following:
- the mtgA gene encoding monofunctional biosynthetic peptidoglycan transglycosylase, which produces MKKKSGTLKRILKSLLKAIIGLFVFSLLIVLVFKWVPVPVTPLMLIRLAEQGIEGKDFKLKKDWEPLDKIAHLPLAVVASEDQRFPHHWGFDFESIEKAFKANKKGKRIKGASTISQQTAKNVFLWQGRNYLRKGLEVYFTALIELIWGKERILEVYLNVIEMGDGIYGAQAASQAYFKKNASNISSQQAALIAAILPNPRKYSAHKPSGYIQGRQQWVLRQMRNIGKLDFEPQEKSQEKPKKRKGK; this is translated from the coding sequence ATGAAAAAGAAATCAGGAACATTAAAAAGAATTTTAAAATCCCTGTTAAAGGCAATTATTGGCTTGTTTGTTTTTAGTTTACTTATTGTCTTGGTATTTAAATGGGTTCCTGTTCCAGTTACTCCATTAATGTTAATAAGGCTGGCAGAACAAGGCATTGAGGGGAAAGATTTCAAACTCAAAAAAGATTGGGAACCATTAGATAAAATAGCTCATTTGCCACTAGCAGTGGTAGCTTCCGAAGATCAGCGTTTCCCCCATCATTGGGGATTTGATTTTGAATCCATTGAAAAAGCTTTCAAAGCAAATAAAAAAGGCAAAAGGATTAAAGGCGCTAGTACAATAAGCCAACAAACAGCTAAAAATGTTTTTTTATGGCAGGGACGAAATTATTTAAGAAAAGGCCTCGAGGTATATTTTACAGCCCTTATTGAACTTATTTGGGGAAAAGAAAGAATCCTTGAAGTTTACCTGAATGTAATAGAAATGGGTGATGGTATATACGGGGCACAGGCCGCCTCTCAAGCTTATTTTAAAAAAAATGCCTCTAATATTTCATCTCAACAAGCAGCCCTTATAGCGGCAATACTACCAAACCCAAGAAAATATTCCGCTCATAAGCCCTCAGGTTACATTCAAGGTAGGCAACAATGGGTTTTAAGGCAAATGAGAAATATTGGAAAACTGGATTTTGAGCCACAAGAAAAATCACAAGAAAAGCCAAAAAAAAGAAAAGGCAAGTAA
- the mqnB gene encoding futalosine hydrolase translates to MIIIIVVATEKEISPLLNNLKLIEVLDRKLRKYTHNSLTIYILVTGIGMVATAYECARVFGKYDFDLALNLGIAGTFNSKVNKGEVVEIISDVFSELGAQDDDKFISLPELGLMDENEFPFTNNKLININKVKNPVIGLLQKVESITVNLVHGEKKSIEKTINQYNAQTESMEGAAFFYSCFESKIPCIQIRSISNFIEKRNRASWDIPLAVKNLNETAFAILNAF, encoded by the coding sequence ATGATTATTATTATAGTTGTTGCTACAGAAAAGGAAATTTCACCCCTTTTAAATAATCTTAAATTGATTGAAGTCCTTGATAGGAAATTACGAAAATACACCCATAATTCTTTAACCATTTATATACTTGTTACAGGCATTGGAATGGTAGCAACTGCTTATGAATGTGCAAGAGTGTTTGGCAAATATGATTTTGACCTGGCACTAAACCTTGGTATTGCCGGTACATTTAATTCAAAGGTAAATAAAGGTGAAGTTGTTGAAATAATTTCTGATGTTTTTTCAGAATTGGGAGCCCAGGATGATGATAAATTTATCTCTTTGCCAGAACTAGGGCTAATGGATGAAAATGAATTTCCATTTACAAACAACAAGCTAATAAATATCAACAAAGTTAAAAATCCTGTAATTGGCTTATTACAAAAGGTTGAAAGCATTACAGTAAATTTGGTACACGGTGAGAAAAAAAGTATAGAAAAAACAATTAATCAATATAATGCTCAAACAGAAAGCATGGAAGGAGCAGCATTTTTTTACAGTTGTTTCGAAAGTAAAATTCCGTGTATTCAAATAAGGTCAATTTCAAATTTTATTGAAAAAAGAAATCGTGCATCCTGGGATATTCCCCTTGCCGTAAAAAATTTAAACGAAACTGCCTTTGCAATTCTTAACGCCTTTTAA
- a CDS encoding 6-carboxytetrahydropterin synthase, with product MIFITRKEHFNAAHKLWREEWSQEKNMQVFGKCSNPNWHGHNYNLFVTVKGNPNPETGFVVDLKHLSKIIRANVIEDLDHKNINLDVPWMKGKMASTEILVIEIWKRLQKEVEGLGCELHSIKLFETENNFVEYFGL from the coding sequence ATGATTTTTATTACACGCAAAGAACATTTTAATGCCGCACATAAATTATGGCGGGAGGAGTGGAGCCAGGAAAAGAACATGCAGGTATTCGGAAAATGTTCAAACCCCAATTGGCATGGGCACAATTATAATTTATTTGTAACTGTAAAGGGAAATCCCAATCCTGAAACAGGTTTTGTAGTTGATCTTAAACACCTCAGTAAAATAATCAGAGCCAATGTAATTGAGGATCTTGACCATAAAAATATTAATTTGGATGTGCCATGGATGAAAGGAAAAATGGCTTCTACAGAAATTTTAGTTATTGAAATCTGGAAGAGGCTTCAAAAGGAGGTTGAAGGCCTTGGATGTGAGTTGCATTCCATTAAGCTCTTTGAAACAGAAAATAATTTTGTGGAATATTTTGGCCTTTAA
- the folE gene encoding GTP cyclohydrolase I FolE, translating to MNQKDDTSFENFEETEIQGYSKLDKYNKGKIDSIAGSYRSILEDIGEDTTREGLLKTPERMAKAIQFLTHGYDLNPGEILKSAIFKEDYKQMVLVKDIEVYSLCEHHLLPFFGKAYVAYIPNGYITGLSKIPRIVDAFARRLQVQERLTYDIRDCIQETLNPLGVAVVIECSHLCMQMRGIQKQNSVTTTSAFTGEFLKDSTRAEFISLISAKLS from the coding sequence ATGAATCAAAAAGACGATACAAGTTTTGAGAATTTTGAAGAAACTGAAATTCAAGGTTATTCAAAACTCGATAAATACAACAAAGGAAAAATAGATTCCATTGCTGGGAGCTACCGTTCAATATTGGAAGATATTGGAGAAGACACAACACGTGAGGGCTTGTTAAAGACCCCGGAACGTATGGCAAAGGCAATTCAGTTTCTTACTCACGGATACGATCTTAACCCTGGGGAAATTCTTAAGTCAGCTATTTTTAAGGAAGATTACAAACAAATGGTTTTGGTGAAAGATATAGAAGTTTATTCTCTTTGTGAACACCATTTACTGCCTTTCTTTGGAAAAGCATATGTAGCATACATTCCAAATGGTTATATCACCGGTTTGAGCAAAATACCCCGTATAGTAGATGCCTTTGCCCGAAGATTGCAAGTTCAGGAACGCCTAACCTACGATATAAGAGATTGTATCCAGGAAACTTTAAACCCTTTGGGCGTTGCTGTTGTTATTGAATGTTCCCATCTTTGCATGCAAATGAGAGGAATTCAAAAGCAAAATTCAGTAACAACCACCTCTGCTTTTACCGGGGAGTTTTTAAAGGACTCTACCCGTGCGGAATTTATTAGTTTGATTTCAGCAAAACTCAGCTAA
- the fabD gene encoding ACP S-malonyltransferase yields the protein MKAYIFPGQGSQFSGMGKDLYDSSIQAKNIFEQANDILGFRITDIMFSGTEEDLRQTNVTQPAIFLHSVVKAKSLKSESRPNMVAGHSLGEFSALVANETLSFEDALVLVSKRAMAMQKACLAQPSTMAAIIGLADNVVEEICNTITEIVVPANYNCPGQLVISGSIKGVNIACEKLIHAGAKRALILPVGGAFHSPLMEPAQTELEAAIQATNFMHPFCPVYQNVTAYAVSDPEQIKKNLIEQLTSPVKWTQTVLKMIADGTNVFVEVGPGKVLQGLVKKVERNMEAYSA from the coding sequence ATGAAAGCATATATTTTTCCAGGGCAAGGTTCTCAATTTTCAGGAATGGGTAAAGACCTTTATGATTCTTCAATTCAGGCAAAAAATATTTTTGAACAAGCAAATGATATTCTTGGTTTTAGGATTACAGATATCATGTTCAGCGGAACTGAAGAAGATTTAAGACAAACAAATGTTACACAGCCTGCAATTTTTTTACATTCAGTTGTTAAGGCAAAATCATTAAAATCAGAGTCAAGACCAAATATGGTTGCTGGCCATTCACTGGGAGAATTTTCCGCATTAGTAGCAAATGAAACATTAAGTTTTGAAGATGCTCTTGTACTTGTTTCAAAAAGAGCAATGGCAATGCAAAAAGCTTGTCTTGCTCAACCATCTACCATGGCAGCCATAATTGGGCTTGCCGATAATGTAGTTGAGGAAATTTGCAATACAATAACAGAAATAGTTGTTCCTGCTAATTATAATTGCCCTGGACAATTGGTTATTTCCGGCTCAATTAAAGGAGTAAATATTGCCTGTGAAAAATTAATTCATGCAGGTGCAAAGCGCGCCTTGATTTTACCTGTGGGAGGTGCTTTTCACTCACCCCTAATGGAGCCTGCACAAACAGAACTTGAAGCAGCAATTCAAGCAACTAATTTTATGCATCCTTTTTGCCCTGTTTATCAAAATGTAACTGCTTATGCTGTTTCTGATCCAGAACAAATTAAAAAGAATTTAATTGAGCAACTTACATCTCCTGTAAAGTGGACTCAAACGGTTTTGAAAATGATTGCCGATGGAACAAATGTTTTTGTTGAAGTTGGCCCTGGAAAGGTTCTTCAGGGATTAGTGAAAAAGGTTGAGCGTAATATGGAAGCCTATAGTGCTTAA
- a CDS encoding outer membrane beta-barrel protein translates to MKKIILLFVLFVGVCFGSQAQFLHAYGATLGITRATEIGWLSASDTPQKMKYRTGFNGSLFLEFFNHDVFTWVMEAQYNQKGVRMLDEFGNVDFKHRTNYGSFNNFLKARAEGIDINLYVLAGPRIEYLISQNSTLPFNQLHFSISGGVGCDFNYWEPIIFFTEVHFNPDITPSANVGRGQTIRNRALELRIGIKKKIQSGRNRDVCPPVFL, encoded by the coding sequence ATGAAGAAAATTATTTTATTGTTTGTCCTGTTTGTAGGGGTTTGCTTTGGGTCTCAAGCTCAGTTTTTACACGCTTATGGCGCAACCCTAGGTATTACCAGAGCAACGGAAATAGGATGGCTTTCTGCTTCTGATACTCCTCAAAAAATGAAATACCGAACAGGATTTAACGGAAGTTTGTTTTTGGAATTTTTTAATCATGATGTTTTCACCTGGGTTATGGAAGCCCAATACAATCAAAAAGGAGTAAGAATGCTTGATGAATTTGGCAATGTTGATTTCAAACACAGGACCAATTATGGCAGTTTTAATAATTTTTTAAAAGCAAGAGCAGAGGGTATAGACATAAATTTGTATGTTTTAGCAGGACCACGCATTGAATATTTGATTTCTCAAAATTCCACTTTACCTTTTAATCAATTGCATTTTAGTATTTCAGGTGGAGTAGGTTGTGATTTTAATTATTGGGAACCCATTATCTTTTTTACCGAAGTGCATTTTAACCCTGATATTACCCCTTCTGCTAATGTAGGTCGCGGACAAACTATCAGAAATCGGGCCTTGGAATTAAGAATAGGAATTAAAAAGAAAATTCAATCAGGACGTAATAGAGATGTTTGTCCGCCCGTTTTTCTATAA